In Oncorhynchus nerka isolate Pitt River linkage group LG26, Oner_Uvic_2.0, whole genome shotgun sequence, one DNA window encodes the following:
- the LOC115116931 gene encoding inactive serine/threonine-protein kinase 19-like, with the protein MNRKRALISDTFKVNKRRVGNEKQFGAVKNGEAGPLDVKATLQDLMTLFPRKLFNDALPQIVLKHQLYSIHNDRTQVDRQLSDLREQGELLMFQLGFDAEAFGLVFAADYKAKVLAGEEGRVTRGTVDKFLEKVLPSCNDLSFNKDKMLKEFLFTDSEITQLVKSGVLTVRDAGSWWLSIPNSGRFTKYLIQGRKAVLGMVKKSKYNEVLKAELEERQTNSQVKFQIKYHVHDIIGAELVECIPTTSGTLLRCVDY; encoded by the exons ATGAACCGAAAACGGGCCCTTATATCAGACACGTTTAAAGTGAACAAACGAAGAGTTGGCAATGAGAAGCAGTTTGGAGCTGTCAAGAATGGAGAAG CTGGACCACTGGACGTTAAAGCCACCCTGCAGGACCTTATGACATTATTCCCACGCAAACTCTTCAATGACGCCCTTCCACAAATTGTCCTAAAACACCAACTCTACAGCATACACAATGATAGGACCCAAGTGGACAGGCAGCTT AGTGACTTGAGGGAACAGGGGGAGCTGTTGATGTTCCAGCTGGGCTTTGACGCCGAGGCCTTTGGGTTGGTGTTCGCTGCAGACTACAAGGCTAAAGTCCTggctggggaggaggggagagtgacACGGGGCACAGTGGATAAATTCCTGGAGAAAGTGCTGCCCTCCTGCAATGACCTGAGCTTCAACAAAGACAAAATGCTGAAGGAGTTTCTCTTCACAGACTCAGAGATAAC GCAACTGGTGAAGTCGGGGGTTCTGACTGTGAGGGACGCTGGCAGCTGGTGGCTCTCCATCCCCAACTCTGGCAGATTCACCAAGTACCTAATACAGG GTCGTAAAGCTGTGCTGGGCATGGTTAAGAAGTCCAAATATAATGAAGTCTTAAAGGCAGAACTGGAGGAGAGGCAGACCAACTCACAGGTTAAATTCCAGATCAAGTACCACGTCCATGACATCATTGGTGCAGAGCTAGTAGAATG TATACCCACAACTTCAGGAACATTGTTACGGTGTGTGGACTACTGA